In the genome of Primulina eburnea isolate SZY01 chromosome 13, ASM2296580v1, whole genome shotgun sequence, the window GGAGCTCATATTGGATTATCTGGGCCAATTTCAACTGGTGGACCCACTGAATTCGATGTCATTAAGACCAGGGACTTGGAAAAGGTTTGTTTTTTACATCTATTTTGATGTGCTTCTTGCTGATCCTTTCATTTGTTTCAAAATAGATCTAGGTTCTGTTTGAGATTTAAAAACTTATTTAATTGTGTTTCCTGACCAGTTAATTAAATTATCTTTTGACAATGGGTTGACTGTGAAAAGGAAATGGCTTGTTATCTTACTAGCATATTTGCTATCAGTTTCTTGCAGATGCGGGCTTGTATGAAAGTCATGAAGAAGCTATTAAAAGAGAGGAAGTTTTAGGGAGATTGGACCAGGTCATCTCTCGTAATATATAATTATCTAACTTTTGATTTACCATTTACCAGATAATGGTGATAGTTTACTGATCTGTGATATGTTCACAGATTGTGAAGACTTGGGTGAAGAATATTAGTCGTGCTAAAGGTTTTAATGAGCAGATGGTCCATGAGGCAAATGCGAAAATTTTCACGTTTGGTTCTTATAGACTTGGTGTATGGAATttaatcttcttttttttttctttgcatTATTTTGGTCATTTTATGCCATTGTGTATCTTATTTTTCCATTTCCTTTTGTCCTTTCATAATTTTCCTGTTTAATGATGTTTCCTGTTAATACGATGCAACCATAACTACTCTGAATTATTTGTGCTGTTAGTGGGAGTCTGTATCAAGATGGTCTTTTTGGTTGTTGGCAAATCTCAAGACTATTAATGGCCTATCCTTTTTCTTAAGATTGTTAcgaaaattttaaggttttATCAGAAGAAAATATTAGGAAACCTGCTCTCCTGACTATTTTACACAGCCACAATTTAATTGGGCTGTTCCTATCTCATGGTTATCGTAGGTATTGATTGCTGGTACCTGTCATACCATTTGTTTATATAATTGATGACATTTTAGGACCAATTTTGTATACCACATGCATATCCAGGGATGATATCTTTCTTGttccattttatttaattgcttaTGGCCACAGCAAATCTGCGCTATTATCTATGAAACTTAGTTAAAATCTGCTTTGCAATTTCAGAAATAATAGTTGCTAGGCTTTTGAGCATCATATAAAGCAATCTGAGTCAGATGGTTACAGCACTTGATTTACGTGCAAAACACTGAAGCCTGTTAGATTTGGTGGCTGTGTTCTAAAAATTCATAGCAAAAGCATTTAAACCGATGACCTTAGTTGATCTACATAATAGGATTGTGATTCTTTTGTGTATACCATGCCAATCCTATCTATTCTTAAACCAAATTTTGTATACAAGTTTACGGCGATCCATCAGATTTAACATATCTTCAATTTGTACTTGAAGCTCTAACAACTAGATAATTTCACTTTTGAGAGAAATACTAAGAGAAATACTATGTGGAGTTATATGTTTATTCTTTAAATGATGAGCCTGGGTCAGGAATAAATTATAGCTGAGAAATCTTATcgaagttatttatttattctcaACAAGTTCTGTAGAAATGCCTCCGAggatttgattattttattgttCATTGTGTTAAATACTTAATAGGTGCACAGCCCTGGTGCAGATATTGATACATTGTGTGTTGGACCAAAACACGCTACTCGAAATGTAGGTTACTTTCTTCATTTTTGGACAACTGTGGAAATGGATAGTTGAGGAGTGGGAAAAATCACTTTTATTTCATCTACAGGAAGACTTTTTTGGTGAACTTTACAGAATGTTGTCAGAGATGCCTGATGTACAAGAGCTGCATCCTGTACCAGATGCTCACGTACCAGTCATGAAGTTCAAGTTCAACGGTGTTTCTATCGATCTGCTTTATGCAAATGTGTCTCTCTGGGTCATTCCCGAAGTATGTACACTTATTCTTGAATCAGCCATAATTGATGTACATAATTACTGGTTTAATGAGTATAATCTCACTTTTAAATCTAGCTTAATTATCAGTTACCTGTTATTCCCTGATGGGTAAGCTGACGTGATGATTCAAGCACTGATGATTCATCACATTTGGTTTTTTCCTGCTAAATCTGAAGGGTATAAAATGGAGAATTGCTGCTTGGATATATCCTCAATtctgttattttaaaatgggaAATGCCTCTCCTATGCATCTAAGTTCTGTGACAATTGGTTTCGTTTCGTTGTGACAGCTGATGTCTTGAGACTATAACAATCTGGAACAACATGTGTTTTAGGCCTACCTATCCTTATTCTTTCTTGTACAAGTTGGAATTTTTTTATACTTATGTCCTTGTTTGGAGAATGCAATGCACTGGTGTTCCCTCGATTTTGGTCGATGCCCTTGTCTTATTTGTTGGGCATATCCTTTATTTTTTCCTTGAAACATAGCCTAAAATTTTTGTTAACAAATATCTATGTTGTAGACTTGTGAATGTCTTTATTGAGTTTTTGCCGTTGGAATAAATATGGTTCTCTGGATAATTCCTCATTATGTTCCTTGAGCATCTTTACATGTCTGTCTCCAGGACTTGGATGTTTCACAAGATTCTATTCTACAAAATGTAGATGATCAGACTGTTCGTAGTCTCAATGGATGCAGAGTGACAGATCAAATATTGCGTTTGGTCCCAAACATTCAGGTGTGAGTGCTGGGTCTGCATATTAATTTGTGTtctgaaaaatgtttttttactTGATATTTTTGTCGCCCGCCCTTCAGAATTTTCGTACTGCTTTGCGAAGTATGAGGCTGTGGGCAAAACGCCGTGGAGTTTATTCAAATGTAAGTATATCAGGACTGTACTCATTTTCTCAACCATCCTACGGTGTAACAATATCAATTGTATAACCATTTTGACATTTTTTACTAACTTTTTCCTTCCTTTAATATACTTTCTGATATGGTCAGGTAACTGGTTTCCTTGGTGGCATTAATTGGGCATTACTTGTTGCCCGAATTTGCCAGCTATACCCAAATGCACTGGCCAGCATGCTGGTCTCTCGGTTTTTTCGGGTCTATAATTTGTGGCGCTGGCCTAATCCTGTTATGTTGTGTCCAATTGAAGAAGGATCTTTAGGGCTTTCTTTTTGGGATCCTAGAAGAAATTATAAGGACAGATCACACCTGATGCCCATAATTACGCCTGCATATCCCTGTATGAACTCTAGCTACAATGTGTCAAATAGCACATTGCGTGTCATGATGGAAGAGTTTCGAAGAGGAAATGAAAAGTGTGAGGTACTTCAGTTTGCTGTCACCTATTTATGGTTATGAGTGTTGCTGTTCGAACTGTCACATTTTTTCTGAAGGTTTTTTTCTGATAAACTACAAATCTTGGTCAGCAGATGCTTTTAGTGCTGTTGTGATTTCATTTTCAGTTCAGATATTGTTCTTGCTTTAAACTTGAATTAATTCTTGGGATCGGATGCACTCTATATTCTGCACAGATTCTGGAAAAAAGTTCATCAGTGGAAGTCTGTCTTTAATTTTAGTTTTTAATGTTTTCTTCTATTGACGGAACATGCTTAGGGATTCAATACCTGTTAATAATATTACCTATATCACCTCACATGCCTTTCATGTGGTtccttggtttttccaagatttaTCAGTccgatttgtcattttatgtgCTTACATGAACTTCTGTTATTTTTCATGGAAGACAATTGAATCAAACAAGTCTAGTTGGGATGCTCTTTTCGAACCTTTCGCTTTCTTTGAAGCATACAAGAATTATCTACAAATAGATATAGCGTCAGAGACTGATGAGGACTCGAGGAATTGGAAAGGTTGGGTTGAATCCCGAATGCGCTTGCTTACTTTGAAGGTTAGTGACAGTGTCTTCTTGAGCTCTTTGTCGTCAGAAGTGTCTTCTTGAGCTCTTTGTAGTCAGGTTAAAAcatgatatattgattttatTACTGCTGCATAATTTCTTGTggtcatttttttttttcagattgAAAGGGACACAAATGGGGTACTTCAGTGCCATCCGCACCCTGGTGAATTTTCAGACAAATCTAAGCCATTTCATCATAGTTATTTTATGGGCTTGCGAAGGAAACTAGATGACACTAACCCTCAAGAAGGCAAACAATTTGATATAAGGATGACGGTTGAGGATTTTAAAAGAGATGTTTATGCATACTCATTCTGGAAGCTGACAATGTGGATTCATGTTCGTCATGTGAAACGAAAAGACATACCCAACTTCGTCTTCCCTTGTGGAATCCGTCCTTCACATCCTGTTAAAAGTGTCAATGAGAGTCGCTCATCCCTATCACTTGCATCAAACACACCTCAGGCCGATACTGCAATGAGCCGGAAGAAGAGAAGACAAGATGAAGTCGCTAAAGGAGTTGGCTTGTCAGTATCCTCAAGCATGTCCATATGTAGTAGTGATGCAACTTTGTTGGATGAAACTATGTCAAGAAAACAATTCAAACCTGATTTTGATGACACTCTAAATAACCCGAAAAATTCTGAGGATATATCTGACAACCACCATGAGATTATAGGATTAGGTGTAAGCATGTCTTTTGTTTTGCCATCAATTTCTTCTGTTGCTTCATCAGATTCATTGGCAAGAGAGAAGCCCGTGAACTCACAATCTTCTCGACAAACTGTTGGTCAAGAAGGATCTATGAAAATCATTAATGAGAATGTAGAAGGTATGGAATTGAAgggtgaagttcaacatcatggCGAGACAGAAGAAACTACTTTATTGGAGTTCATCACAGAAAAGCAGGATGTAGGAGCAGTGGCAGCTGGGAACATTTTTTTCTCCACGAATCAACAAAATGGAGACTCGGAAGAGCTGGAGGTCTTGTCATCATACTCGATACTTCTATTTGTATGCTTCATTGGTTTGTTTTATTGTTATTTGTGCTCTTGTAAAATGTGCAGTTGTCTTTGCTACTTTTATTTCAATTTTACTGGATATGCTTGGTTATAGAAAATATAGGCTGTAGTGTTGCGTATGCTACTCAATCTTGGCTACATTGTGCGTTTGAATTGGAGTCGATTATAAAGTTTGCTAGAGTTCACTTTGTTGCAACTATTTGAGTTTTTGCAGCATAAATTAGTATTTTCCATCGATAACCTTCTCATGTCTGTTTGTTTACATGTGCATGCATGTATTTTTGTCCCGTTTTAACCCCCAGAAGGTACTATGGCTTAGAAAACTGGTTTCACATTTTGAATGCGTAGCATTTCTTGGGAGGGAAATTGACTTCTATCTTTGTCTCTTTACATGGATATAGCCCCTTGAGCTGACAGCAACTCCTACCACAGAGTCGCCTTCTGCTAGCGTGCCGGTGCAGAAACCTCTTATCAGGTATTTGTCTTCGAAAGTTAACTGAATGTTCTGCCTATTTCGATCATATTTTTTCACACTTCTTTGACGCGGCCTAGTTGGTTGGTGATTGCTGGTATATTTGCAGGTTCAGTTTCACTTCTTTAGCGAAGGCAGGTAACTAATATTACCTGAAGAGCCTCTAGGGTGGCGGGAATCGTGTTAAATATCGGAAAACTCCGAGTCTGTACATGAAATAGGACAAAAATGATGGGGTTTGCCCTGAGGCATGAAGTGTTGGAGGCGTCGCCTTGATGAAGCAATAAAAATTTGCAAAGTTAAGGATATTTACCCTATACGTATTCTAGCCGAAGGCCAACTCTGGTGCATACCGCATTTCGGTGTCTAAATTAATTGATGTGTACGTTCTCCTTTTGTAAAATGCCGTGTATATGCTTAACGCAATCTGACTTGGAACTTGACTGTATACTGGCGTTGGGGATTGAATCATATctgaaaacataaataaaaacaaacaatttgaggattaaataatttttcatcCGTTTATAGTTTTTAAATTTGACGTAGGTGGAATTTAATAATTACAGCATTTAGTCAAGGACCATTTGTCTATGAAGATTCGACGAGATTTTTTAACAATTCACAAAATTATATAAACTATTCGCCTCTACTTTTTAATTCACATTTTTACAAGTAATAATTTTATCATTGTGAAAAATTATTTACTCAACCTAATCGCTTATTCATTTGCTAACCAACGCTGTTTTTTGAAAGATTAGatattataatgtatttatataCATAAACCATTGATACATACATATGcacaattatttttttgaattaatGATGAATGCTCCTATCATAAATTGATATGtatgaaatattaaataagTAGACGAAGCTGCGTTaatgtaaatatttttattattacacattaataaaaaaagatattatttttactctctaaaagaaatattttattgataatTTCGCGTTCTTGATTCTAAATTTGACAAAAGTTCAACGATAATCAGCTAGTCTCTTTCTCAAAAATTGATGtgtacaaatatttttattttttatttatatttgacATCATATTTCTATTATTAAAACTATTTATTTATCATCGAAAGAATTACGTCAAAGAAATTTGAATTTCCTAATATGGAAATACTAATTTGTTTCAATCTAATTATAGACACGTGCTTTGTGAAGATCGCTCGACGGTTTTTAAATTAactaatatcaataataataataataaaataacatattataaaaattaaatatctaTAAATAAACCGGGTCCAATTGAGAAGTGGAACGTCCCCCTTCTTtaaatttgttattttaaatttttgaattattaataatttacaaatataatttgagaattttatattaataattacaaatataatttgagaatttttattattaataatttacaaatataatttgagaatttttctaaaaaaaaatattaaaaggaAGGCTCATTTCACTATAACAAAATTGATTCCATAAGCCACAACCAACCCACTCCAATAATGGAATGACAACCCCAAGTAAAACTAGTTTGCTGAGCTAGATAAACCAATTACGAAcaagaaatatttttaagttATCTATTTCCAGACTCCATTGAATGGACAGCTGAGTCTATATCGTAATACACTGAGTTCCCACGAATCCTCGACTGCTGTCGATTCATACCTTCAACTGTTACATTCTGTAAGCTAATTCCGTGCCCAGGCTGCTCAGTAGATCTCATGTTTGCGCGAGATTCCTCCACTGCCCGGAAATATGCATATGGACTCCATCCTGCAATGCGATCGTTGGATAAAGTAAGACGCACGATTTCTTGAAATTATATAGAAAAGAAAACAGCATATTCCTATAACGAATGCCACGTCCTAAACGGTTAGTAGAATGTGAGTTGCTCAGATCCATATACTTAAGAATAAATGTATACTTATTTATACCATTGCTGAAAAAAAGATTTTCAAATGTTTGCATACGGTTTCCTTCTCTAAAGTTACATTTTACATATACCTTGTGTGTGGTATGGAGGTGGGAAGAACTGCAGGTAGCAAAATGTAGCCGCAACAAGACCTATAACAAAATGCAGATGTAGGTAACACGAACGACAACATCTAAAACATGATCGATCAATTAAACTTCTTTAATTAAAGAATTGTGATGTTAAAATGAGAACATACCAAGGAGACCTCCGGCAAACACATCTTGCCAATGATGCTTATAGTCGTCTACACGAGAAATTCCAACAAGGCATGCAGCAAGAATAGGTAGGAAGAAAATGCATAGTTTCGCAACATGGCCTCTCCGATCAAAGCATTTGATTTTCCCTGACAAGTACAGTGATAGAAAACCAAGGCCAGCAAACGACCctgaaaaagaattttattgtATGTCATCACTCAAGCAAAGAAAGAATCAACTGGACAAGGCCAATTTTGTGAACACTTTTTGCTTTTAGTGGCACCAGGTGGGTTGCCCCAAGATTTGGAATGAATAAGTATGAGTTAATGTCATTTGATAGctgaaatttaatttttagtaACATTCTATGCAAAATTTCAAGTTTTCCATGTGAAAAAGGCAATCGCGCCTGACCCACGATTGATGGAATCCAGTAAAAAGGGTTAAACCATAAATCAGTTGGTACAACTTACATGAAGTATGCCCGCTTGGAAAACTCTTGTGCCCTTCTTTTAGATCACTATCTTTACCATGGCACACGACATCGCCCCATTGATCGTACTTCTGTTGAATAAggaatatattaaaattaacaTGAAAGCCTCTCCTATTTGGTGATAAAATAAGTAATCATTCAGAATCTAGGATGACATACAAAGTTCCCATCAGGAAAGCAACGCCAGAAAAAATCAGGGCGAGGCCTGCCGACTGCATTTTTTATCGCGTCTGTGAGGACACCAGTTATCAAAACAGCGAACAAGATTCCTGCAGTTCAGTAAGTCAAGCTCAGAGAACCATTTCAACCATTTTTAGTTTTCTGCTACAATAAcaaatgatttatatgtttaaagCCGTAGCACCAAATACGAGAGAAAGTTGATATTATGTATTACCTAGTATGGCATTGTGTAGATCATAGACGTCTCTTCTTCGAATATAATATAGAATGAAAATGGCAAAAGGCAGCAAAACTGAATACAGCTATTCACAAGAAAGTGATGTCATTAATACATGGTTTCCGATATCTCTTGGAATAAAACCATACTACCAAATCTAACAAGTGAAAAAGAGTTATTTGAGTTGTTATTAAGTGTACTCACAGGAACCGCCCATACTGGCACCGTGTCGTCTTTCATAGGATACTTAAGATCAGCCATCATGCCCTCTCCAACAAAACGATAGAACGGGTGCATTAGATATAAAATGATCTCTATTACTGCAAGTAGTATCAATGTAAGCCAATCATGCTTGTGATTCTTGAAGAGTTCCCACCCGTGCGACTTAATGGTATGTTGACATTCGAGTCCAACCTCGTTTGGTCGACCCTGTTTTAAGAAATATGAACttttgaatcgaagttgatatTGCATGCGCTAAAAGATCCATTGATGAAAACTGATAGAGAAGAAAGCCACACTCGAATATAAAGAGTTTGTTTGCATCAGTATCGAAAATAAAAGGTGAAGCACTTTTATTTTTTGAGTAAATCAGACTTAAAACTTGATACAAAATTTGGTGGAAACAAAGAACTCGAATTGGCATCGGAGTTGAAATCTTGCGCAGCAGCATAGAAAATTAACACCATTAACCTCAAACACTTGaatttgttaaaaattaaaaccgTAATTAAAAAACTGATTAAACATATTGCCTCGAATCAATCCAAGCTCATTTACACCTAAAACAGACTCGGTACCAAAAGCGTCGAATTTACCAGAAGTGATCTGGACTAATATTAATTTGAACAATTTCGCAACAAAGATtcgttttatgatttaaaaaacgTTCTTGCATAATAAATCAGGGAAAAGGGGATAAAGATGAAATGAACAGAAATGATGACAAACCTGAAACATGGTCCAAAATTTGATGTAGGACAGAAAGAAATCAAATATCTCCAACCAATGGCAAAAAGGCAAACACTTCAAGCACAGATTACTGGATCATATGAAGAATTTCACCCACAAAAGAAAGAGCTCGAGTGTCGGCAAAAAAATCTTCAGCAACAGTTGATTAGCAAAATGGTGAACGAGAAATACCCAAAGACATAATATCCTGATTCAAATGACAAGAAAATGGAATCTTTAACCTTGTAGTGATGCAAGAACTAAACAGTCATTTAAACATTTATAGTTTATAAATTTCAAACCAAAAAGACACGATCAGCCTTGGTGAGTGCAGACGCGTGATAGAACCTTTCAAACATGACTAGTTTCAAATTACAAGTACTGAAGATGATGTTTCTTGTTGGCTCAGTCTTACTTTTAAATTTGCcaacaaaattatttaataattccgcGTTGCTCTCTTGTTTTTGAATAGTAAGTATAACAGCAAAGGACGGGAGCAGTCAAATTATCACTCAATTCGGTCAACAGAATTTTATGTTATACTTCTTGCATCTAGGTTCTTTGAATATATTATAGATGTCGTTTCCGGACTAGTCAGAGGCACAAAGCCGACGACCTCGAGATTtcgattaattttttattttataaaaattatatcttggtccatatttaatattttaatgctAGTGGTGCAATGCAATTGATAAGggtttgtataaaaaaaaattcttttctaatatttgtttttataatattttttaagttaaaatatttattcattAGTAAATGGAAACTTATATTGAtattaaaaataacaatttcTAGGGATAATTTTTTATAAGACTGTTTTgtaaattagttaaaataattgtttgaacaatattattttagtGTGTAATTATATTGTGAATTATCATTATCTAGAATATTTGTTATATGGATATTTTAGGGTATTTATAGCTACCATCGTTCGTAAAAATAATAGCTAGTGATAAAGATGATTGAATCCTCTAAACTATACAACAATCCAAATACTATATTTAGATTGTTTTCTTAAGGTAATTATTGTGTTAGAACAATTGTTTTctcaatttttataatatatgataataaaatatatgacaTTGATACCGATACAAATCGTAATATCAATCTTTTGTCATTTtactaaaatttttatttagtgATAATTATACAACTCGATATTTAAAACCTGAAACATCCAAAATCATCATGTCGTAAGCCCAACTAGTGAAAACAATTATTCTTTCCGATATCCTAGAAGTTGACATTTTTATGTTAGCCGCGTGTAATTTTCTATGGAttatcattaataatttttccAATACACCTTCAAATCAAACAAGTGGATCCCATATAAATTCAAATGGGCCTCGAAAAATACATTAAAGGCTACCACATGGGTGTCACCGAGAAGCATCAAACTAATATTCACACAAAACGatcttaaataataattttatgcgATAAATATATGACCTGCTcaactaataaaaaaatattaatttttatgtcaaaaatattaatatttatgataattatGAATCGAGTAAACCATTTTCACGATTATATAAATTTGAGACCGTCTTTTGTTGAATTATTCATATATTTATCTATACTAGAaaaatgcacgtgcgttgcacgtaaaaacctaaactgctgaaaatatatgtacgaaattttgataatatttaaatgaattaaaacatggttaataacatttatcaaatgaaacaaactaagccataaaaaataaaaaatcatgaccatagacggtatatgaatcagagaaattatcttatccacttgatacactttccaatatgcttcttggttgattttgacaACTCAACAACTCTTTGTCCAGGGGCAGATCCAGAATGATATGTTTGGGGGGCCCGGTCTACCTCAATTCCTGAACGTAGAAAAAATTCCAAGAATCCTTGTCTTTCCTTCTGATGTGTCTCCGAACTCGCATCCCACAATATTTCACTCGTCATTCGACAATATAGCAGATGTTTTGCAAAAGGTTATTATTTCAAATGGCTTTCTTGATTGTGTTTGTATTAACCAACTATAAAGGTTTTAAGTTGGGACTTTGTAAAAGCCCGTTATTtaggttttcaaaaaaaaaaaaaaattgcagaaCAATGTCAAAAAACAGCGTATAAAAAGAATTAAACATGGACCATATGTGTAAACCTCGAAAGTCTTTAACCATTAGACTAATTatagatacttaaaattttgatgggtcaaataatatatatactaaataataaaatatatcttacatagtaaaaaaaaaattaaaaaaaatcagggGGGCCGTGGCCCCCTCCGGCCCTACAGTGGATCCGCCCCTGTCTTTGTCGTTGTTTGTTATAATATGCATATAACTATTTTGGTATGCTCAGCAAATATCTGATCGTCTATAGCTATAAGATTAATAAATTTTCAACAACTATTTCTCAATCACTGTGAGAAAAATTACTTGAAATATCTTCAAATGACTATATCTTAGAATTGTGTCCTCATTTAATTTGACACAATTCAAGAAAATCATCTTTGATCGTCATTTTTTGGAAGCTTTGCAATAATGATTACgtgcatcatgtcatgaggatgatatagtttcaatctcatttgttgcgtttagaacataatattatattattcattgaaacaaaacaaattttcttctagcgagtttatattttgttttataatattttatcttgTAGAACGAcatacaaaattatttattgtattttaaaaatcttgagaatagatacgaataatgtaattaaaatatgcatatgagatatcattctaatatatgtcaaagtatttgttttattcaatatctcatctaataatataaccatttagatttcatgagcattttacgatagtcaaaattaatttgatgaaatattgtagaattttatttgaatttcaatatttGGCTAAATGAATTTACTTGACAAGGAGTTTTCTATGCTTAcatcatatatgttatgaattagctggttagacactttgactaaaaaaagagacaaaaacaaTCTCGTATCACCTCGAAATATATTGAGATAATATTGGAGGAAATAAAGTGAAACTGACTCGATGTCTCAATAAAATGCACAGAATTCATCTATTATATTGTGTCAACAAAGCtttagaattgttctcataccattataaatagaatgaaaattatgtacaatttgtttttcttgtatttttttttctgaatgaagaatttttttctttttgaaaaactattttattgagaaatattgacatttatatgtcgcacaaccatgaagtagcaacataatcattatataacacttaatgtacacatacaattcttcaatttcttcttcattgtgcttcgttgaaatttaaatctgaatcattcttgatcttaaaattttgctttaaatatgatttaatatatatgtatatgtttcatgttacttagttggacctaatttcaaatatctataaaaaaatgtgcttgaattatatcatacagaaattaggaCATAGTATGTAGGACTGAGCActtgccgttttaccaaaagttatagctagtaataatggtgcaactcaaatcttttaaaccgcgcaacagctcaagcaccacggttcggccGCTCAACCaagtagggacaattattgcacccaacaatcttcctCCTATAATTGCACTtattgcaatcaatgggaatcgaactcgtgaccttggctctgataccaattgtaagacTGAGCgtttgtcgctttaccaaaaactatagctagtagtaattgtgcaactcaaatctgttaaactgcacagcagctcaagcatcacggttcgaccgctctaccaaacagggacaattatcgcacccaacatagtaacacacaacatattttttttatttaacatgtcttttttttttcatcctATGTTTATCGaaacttttttgttcaaaatttgacgcatttcgtagactatatatatgaaaaaccaaaaaattatataattcacagAAATCATTTATTATTCTCTTCATAGAACAGAAGACCCAAAATACGTGGTTTGATTGGTGTACTctcatacttatttttatataaacaacaagactcatcatataatatcagaaaaatcaattaccgccaacaatactaaccaaaacgaataaaaaaatcataacacaaacaatctcgataagaaaaaaaaaatgataactcaaag includes:
- the LOC140810922 gene encoding nuclear poly(A) polymerase 1-like, with the protein product MGSPGSNNLPSGAHIGLSGPISTGGPTEFDVIKTRDLEKFLADAGLYESHEEAIKREEVLGRLDQIVKTWVKNISRAKGFNEQMVHEANAKIFTFGSYRLGVHSPGADIDTLCVGPKHATRNEDFFGELYRMLSEMPDVQELHPVPDAHVPVMKFKFNGVSIDLLYANVSLWVIPEDLDVSQDSILQNVDDQTVRSLNGCRVTDQILRLVPNIQNFRTALRSMRLWAKRRGVYSNVTGFLGGINWALLVARICQLYPNALASMLVSRFFRVYNLWRWPNPVMLCPIEEGSLGLSFWDPRRNYKDRSHLMPIITPAYPCMNSSYNVSNSTLRVMMEEFRRGNEKCETIESNKSSWDALFEPFAFFEAYKNYLQIDIASETDEDSRNWKGWVESRMRLLTLKIERDTNGVLQCHPHPGEFSDKSKPFHHSYFMGLRRKLDDTNPQEGKQFDIRMTVEDFKRDVYAYSFWKLTMWIHVRHVKRKDIPNFVFPCGIRPSHPVKSVNESRSSLSLASNTPQADTAMSRKKRRQDEVAKGVGLSVSSSMSICSSDATLLDETMSRKQFKPDFDDTLNNPKNSEDISDNHHEIIGLGVSMSFVLPSISSVASSDSLAREKPVNSQSSRQTVGQEGSMKIINENVEGMELKGEVQHHGETEETTLLEFITEKQDVGAVAAGNIFFSTNQQNGDSEELEPLELTATPTTESPSASVPVQKPLIRFSFTSLAKAGN
- the LOC140810178 gene encoding lipid phosphate phosphatase 2-like, whose translation is MFQGRPNEVGLECQHTIKSHGWELFKNHKHDWLTLILLAVIEIILYLMHPFYRFVGEGMMADLKYPMKDDTVPVWAVPLYSVLLPFAIFILYYIRRRDVYDLHNAILGILFAVLITGVLTDAIKNAVGRPRPDFFWRCFPDGNFKYDQWGDVVCHGKDSDLKEGHKSFPSGHTSWSFAGLGFLSLYLSGKIKCFDRRGHVAKLCIFFLPILAACLVGISRVDDYKHHWQDVFAGGLLGLVAATFCYLQFFPPPYHTQGWSPYAYFRAVEESRANMRSTEQPGHGISLQNVTVEGMNRQQSRIRGNSVYYDIDSAVHSMESGNR